In Vespula pensylvanica isolate Volc-1 chromosome 21, ASM1446617v1, whole genome shotgun sequence, one genomic interval encodes:
- the LOC122636224 gene encoding probable V-type proton ATPase subunit D 2 isoform X1 — protein MIEGTRIFATNGSQSIIRNRLNSAEKSYMLLKKKSDTLLIQFKEVLFELFEKKSSLTEVMGEASFSLAEVNYITGNINHLILESVNKATIKTLKRKEIIMGVNIETYEYYEEGLDPFLYTGLARGRQQVMKVKNNYRKALKLLIKLASLQSSFIILEEHLKATNCRVNALRYIIIPRLHSILTYIVSELDEREREEIYRLKKARTRKNMMPKIIRKLSPIQYINVVIDDTDQDLLF, from the exons ATGATTGAGGGAACACGAATTTTTGCAACTAATGGATCACAAAGTATAATTAGAAATCGTTTAAATTCGGCGGAAAAAAGTTATatgcttttaaaaaaaaaatctgataCTTTATTGATTCAATTTAAAGAGgtattatttgaattattcgaaaagaaGTCTTCACTAACAGAGGTTATGGGGgaagcttctttttctttagccgaagttaattatataactggtaatataaatcatttaatattgGAATCAGTAAATAAAGCTacaattaaaacattaaaacgaaaagaaattatcatgGGTGTTAATATTGAAACTTATGAATATTATGAGGAAGGTTTAgatccttttctttatactGGTTTAGCTAGAGGAAGACAACag GTGATGAaggtgaaaaataattatcgaaaagcACTAaagcttttaattaaattagcaTCCTTACAATctagttttataatattggaGGAACATTTAAAAGCGACCAATTGTCGTGTTAATGCACTTCGTTACATTATAATACCACGATTACATTCTATTTTAACATATATCGTCTCCGAATTAGATGAAcgtgagagagaggaaatttatagattaaaaaaagcacGAACTCGTAAGAACATGATgccaaaaataataagaaaattatcacCGATCCAATATATAAACGTAGTAATAGATGACACTGATCAAGATTTACTTTTCTAA
- the LOC122636224 gene encoding V-type proton ATPase subunit D-like isoform X2 encodes MGVNIETYEYYEEGLDPFLYTGLARGRQQVMKVKNNYRKALKLLIKLASLQSSFIILEEHLKATNCRVNALRYIIIPRLHSILTYIVSELDEREREEIYRLKKARTRKNMMPKIIRKLSPIQYINVVIDDTDQDLLF; translated from the exons atgGGTGTTAATATTGAAACTTATGAATATTATGAGGAAGGTTTAgatccttttctttatactGGTTTAGCTAGAGGAAGACAACag GTGATGAaggtgaaaaataattatcgaaaagcACTAaagcttttaattaaattagcaTCCTTACAATctagttttataatattggaGGAACATTTAAAAGCGACCAATTGTCGTGTTAATGCACTTCGTTACATTATAATACCACGATTACATTCTATTTTAACATATATCGTCTCCGAATTAGATGAAcgtgagagagaggaaatttatagattaaaaaaagcacGAACTCGTAAGAACATGATgccaaaaataataagaaaattatcacCGATCCAATATATAAACGTAGTAATAGATGACACTGATCAAGATTTACTTTTCTAA
- the LOC122636254 gene encoding uncharacterized protein LOC122636254 isoform X1, protein METPTVKVLFSESSNKNKTPEDPTIPAMSNIMFVSDVLAQRINNGTIEAEDSETDDRYWAEKLAALDEEHTKRSKLESKEIDKLFRSVLNYAQTIQTKPCSFEQINVKDCYTNNKCYTLRCNTEVNNFINCVNNMFHKSVCITDNDVYPFNKKYTYTERFRRGY, encoded by the exons atggaaacacCAACTGTTAAAGTTTTGTTCTCTGAAAGttccaataaaaataagaCTCCCGAAGATCCAACTATTCCTGCAATGTCAAATATAATGTTTGTTAGCGATGTCCTGGCTCAACGAATAAACAatg gTACGATAGAGGCAGAAGATTCTGAAACTGATGATCGATATTGGGCGGAGAAACTAGCAGCTTTAGACGAAGAACACACCAAAAGAAGCAAACTCgaatcaaaagaaatagataaactTTTTCGTAGTGTATTAAATTATGCACAAACCATACAAACTAAACCTTGTTCCTTCGAACAGATAAAC GTCAAAGATTgttatactaataataaatgcTACACACTTCGTTGTAATACTGaagttaacaattttattaattgcgTAAATAACATGTTTCACAAGTCCGTTTGCATTACTGATAATGATGTCTATCCattcaacaaaaaatacacatatactgaGAGATTCAGAAGaggatattaa
- the LOC122636254 gene encoding uncharacterized protein LOC122636254 isoform X2: METPTVKVLFSESSNKNKTPEDPTIPAMSNIMFVSDVLAQRINNGTIEAEDSETDDRYWAEKLAALDEEHTKRSQRLLY, from the exons atggaaacacCAACTGTTAAAGTTTTGTTCTCTGAAAGttccaataaaaataagaCTCCCGAAGATCCAACTATTCCTGCAATGTCAAATATAATGTTTGTTAGCGATGTCCTGGCTCAACGAATAAACAatg gTACGATAGAGGCAGAAGATTCTGAAACTGATGATCGATATTGGGCGGAGAAACTAGCAGCTTTAGACGAAGAACACACCAAAAGAA GTCAAAGATTgttatactaa
- the LOC122636255 gene encoding uncharacterized protein LOC122636255 isoform X2, giving the protein MMKKKYVNVMVLWQLLIIININAKTTQILMPMKIDMPNSSSQATNNEESPESNVMNDLLKKGQFFRDLFSEQLSAHEIEFGHVCENPDEWEQRFERKDMKANNYRGKVKWGNKNGEYGEHYWDLNH; this is encoded by the exons atgatgaaaaaaaaatatgtaaacgtAATGGTTCTATGGCAactgttaataattataaatattaatgcaaAAACTACACAAATTCTCATGCCAATGAAGATTGATATGCCAA ATTCAAGTTCACAAGCAACAAATAATGAAGAATCACCAGAAAGCAATGTGATGAATGACTTGTTGAAAAAAGGGCAATTTTTTAG GGATCTGTTCTCCGAACAATTATCAGCGCACGAAATTGAGTTTGGCCATGTATGTGAAAATCCTGATGAATGGGAGCAACGATTTGAACGAAAAGATATGAAAGCAAATAATTATCGTGGAAAG GTAAAATGGGGAAACAAAAATGGAGAATATGGAGAACATTATTGGGATTTGAATCATTAa
- the LOC122636255 gene encoding uncharacterized protein LOC122636255 isoform X1, which yields MMKKKYVNVMVLWQLLIIININAKTTQILMPMKIDMPIDSSSQATNNEESPESNVMNDLLKKGQFFRDLFSEQLSAHEIEFGHVCENPDEWEQRFERKDMKANNYRGKVKWGNKNGEYGEHYWDLNH from the exons atgatgaaaaaaaaatatgtaaacgtAATGGTTCTATGGCAactgttaataattataaatattaatgcaaAAACTACACAAATTCTCATGCCAATGAAGATTGATATGCCAA TAGATTCAAGTTCACAAGCAACAAATAATGAAGAATCACCAGAAAGCAATGTGATGAATGACTTGTTGAAAAAAGGGCAATTTTTTAG GGATCTGTTCTCCGAACAATTATCAGCGCACGAAATTGAGTTTGGCCATGTATGTGAAAATCCTGATGAATGGGAGCAACGATTTGAACGAAAAGATATGAAAGCAAATAATTATCGTGGAAAG GTAAAATGGGGAAACAAAAATGGAGAATATGGAGAACATTATTGGGATTTGAATCATTAa